A stretch of Leptospira hartskeerlii DNA encodes these proteins:
- a CDS encoding DNA gyrase subunit A produces the protein MKDSNKSGKENFPKIPFEDQVNDDQRKYSRYVCDSRAIPHEIDGLKPVQRRILWAMWNSDARNRYTKTVKVAGLAMGYHPHGDRSIQDALSQMAQDFTFANNRPLVAGEGTFGDVLDPGAIASPRYTEVKLSDFVKDLGFFESLPDIDYVKNYDETEDEPIHFVGKVPIVLLNNIMGIATGFRCFIPGHKLSAIINSQINYLKTKKPLPLKPWYKDYKGEVKMSKTEAGNITMTTTFGFTWEGDTLYLTDAPMNWNREKVINLLDDILERKDSWLKDYVDHSSQTFRIELNYKKGEKPTAKEISAVISKEDTQTLANNVITYDGRLKNFGPEEIIKRFCDFRKTHLIRRFKRLAGLEQEKIERNSELIRFIKEKWNEKVIGIKSKKDFEDKLQKSKFVYYEWLASIPIYRMTLEEVRKCEEAIVEAKTALSRYQGLVKEDKKLTEFMVGELAELKDKWDKE, from the coding sequence ATGAAAGATTCCAATAAATCAGGCAAAGAAAACTTCCCCAAGATACCATTCGAGGACCAAGTCAACGACGATCAGAGAAAATACTCTCGATATGTCTGCGATTCCCGGGCAATTCCTCACGAAATTGATGGTTTAAAGCCCGTTCAGAGAAGAATTCTTTGGGCAATGTGGAATTCAGACGCGAGGAACCGTTACACTAAGACTGTAAAAGTAGCGGGACTTGCAATGGGATATCACCCGCACGGAGATAGATCCATCCAAGATGCTCTTTCTCAGATGGCTCAAGACTTTACATTCGCAAACAACCGGCCATTAGTTGCGGGAGAAGGTACTTTCGGAGATGTTTTGGATCCGGGAGCGATCGCTTCTCCCCGATACACTGAGGTAAAACTTTCCGACTTCGTAAAAGATCTGGGATTTTTCGAAAGTTTACCTGATATAGATTACGTTAAAAATTACGATGAAACAGAAGACGAACCAATCCACTTCGTAGGAAAAGTTCCGATCGTTCTTCTGAACAATATTATGGGAATTGCAACCGGGTTCCGTTGTTTTATTCCGGGCCATAAACTTTCTGCAATTATCAACTCGCAGATCAATTATCTCAAAACCAAAAAGCCTCTTCCTTTAAAACCTTGGTACAAGGATTACAAAGGCGAAGTGAAAATGTCAAAAACCGAAGCGGGCAATATCACAATGACCACTACCTTCGGTTTTACTTGGGAAGGAGATACCCTCTATCTTACAGATGCTCCAATGAACTGGAATAGAGAAAAGGTAATTAACCTTCTAGATGATATTCTGGAAAGAAAAGATTCCTGGCTGAAAGACTATGTGGACCATTCCAGTCAAACATTCCGTATAGAATTGAATTATAAGAAGGGTGAAAAACCTACCGCGAAAGAAATTTCAGCAGTAATCTCCAAAGAAGATACTCAAACTTTGGCAAATAACGTTATAACTTATGACGGTCGTCTGAAAAACTTCGGGCCGGAAGAGATCATCAAACGTTTCTGCGATTTCAGAAAGACCCACTTGATCCGAAGATTCAAACGTCTTGCAGGTTTGGAACAAGAGAAGATCGAAAGAAACTCTGAATTGATCCGTTTCATCAAAGAAAAATGGAATGAAAAAGTGATCGGGATCAAATCCAAAAAGGATTTCGAGGACAAACTCCAAAAATCCAAATTCGTATATTACGAATGGTTAGCTTCTATTCCGATCTATAGAATGACTTTAGAAGAAGTTCGCAAATGTGAAGAAGCCATCGTAGAGGCAAAAACCGCCCTTTCCAGATACCAAGGGCTTGTGAAAGAAGATAAAAAATTAACAGAATTCATGGTCGGGGAATTAGCCGAGCTGAAGGATAAATGGGACAAGGAATGA
- a CDS encoding LIC_13346 family putative lipoprotein, producing the protein MEPKSRSYRTVTFFLLGSTYLFFLMSCSLLTEWTEEKPLVSDLPSIRIYSNISSIPASSESFRNQPGHLRYLVLQTQSSKEKIWTGEVDLWETKEDFHTSLPKGIVFPKLSFKASLFSGSARLEDGEFSHPKQVSFHPQGVLSWSWEGEGFKSGTQISSPKQLNVSDWGILYNFSQAGIVWVAKEYRNLGKNVELNWENVRNSRTSLSTDYTSPGGRSFPYADYDYKNQIFQYVNLIEGRLPVWTFREEGEYRWAWGILPEDLLSSKNVSQWKQKRREEFVIMHFYDAANNIPFTALADLKNYPIILLKDYDNARK; encoded by the coding sequence TTGGAACCGAAGTCTCGATCTTATCGCACAGTAACATTCTTCTTACTAGGTTCGACCTATTTGTTTTTTTTAATGTCCTGCTCTCTTTTGACGGAATGGACAGAAGAAAAACCTTTAGTCTCCGATCTTCCTAGTATTCGGATCTATTCTAATATCAGTTCGATCCCGGCAAGTTCTGAATCTTTTCGGAATCAACCTGGTCACCTCAGATATTTAGTATTACAAACCCAATCTTCTAAAGAAAAAATTTGGACTGGAGAAGTGGATCTTTGGGAAACAAAAGAAGACTTTCATACTTCTCTTCCTAAAGGAATTGTTTTTCCAAAATTAAGTTTTAAGGCTTCTTTATTCTCCGGTTCAGCAAGATTAGAAGATGGAGAATTTTCTCATCCTAAACAAGTTTCCTTTCATCCGCAAGGTGTTCTCTCTTGGAGTTGGGAAGGAGAAGGATTTAAATCGGGTACACAAATTTCTTCGCCTAAACAACTTAATGTTTCCGATTGGGGAATTTTATATAATTTTTCCCAAGCAGGGATCGTATGGGTCGCTAAAGAATACCGAAACCTCGGCAAGAATGTAGAACTGAATTGGGAGAATGTGCGCAATAGCCGGACTAGCTTGAGTACTGACTATACAAGCCCAGGTGGAAGAAGTTTTCCTTACGCGGACTACGATTATAAGAACCAAATATTCCAATACGTAAATTTAATAGAAGGCAGACTTCCGGTTTGGACATTCAGAGAAGAAGGCGAATATCGTTGGGCCTGGGGTATTCTTCCCGAAGATCTATTATCTTCTAAGAACGTATCCCAATGGAAACAAAAGAGAAGAGAAGAATTCGTAATCATGCATTTTTATGATGCTGCGAATAATATTCCGTTTACTGCCTTGGCCGATTTGAAGAACTATCCAATCATCCTCTTAAAAGATTACGACAATGCCAGAAAATAA
- the gltX gene encoding glutamate--tRNA ligase, translating into MPENKEVRTRFAPSPTGFLHVGGARTALFNYLYAKAQGGKFLLRVEDTDQARSTEESFKTILESLKWLGIEWDEGPHVGGPYGPYVQSERISIYKEYTEKLISEGKAYRCFCTQEELEAKKKQAEAMGVPYVYDGLHANMSESEVQEKLKAGTPYSVRFKTPSKTLIFDDIIQGKVKFETKLIGDFIIVKSDGFPSYNYAVVVDDGLMKISHVIRGVGHLSNTPRQILLYEALGFPVPEFAHASEIVGMDGKKLSKRAGATSILAFRDLGYLPETFLNYMALLGWTSPDGQEYLPGDILPKTFDVHRCSKSPSTFDVFRKPKGGDEEVATNFSSLDQIAEAMNPKSKLNWLSNKYIRELPIQKVADSLAPFLENRADIPAEYRDPKNQELHSLIDSVRVYLDNLRQAPDYIAEFFVSDLKIADGEAKEILAQEFSSKVVSTFYELLKKSDPKTDEDYKALMTQAGELTGQKGKTLFMPIRVSATGKAHGLELPILFPLLGKEKLLKRIEKISVQVGISLP; encoded by the coding sequence ATGCCAGAAAATAAGGAAGTCAGAACCAGGTTCGCACCGTCACCAACCGGGTTCCTTCATGTGGGCGGAGCTAGGACCGCTTTATTCAATTACTTATACGCCAAAGCCCAAGGCGGAAAATTTTTATTAAGGGTAGAAGATACGGATCAAGCCAGATCCACCGAAGAATCTTTTAAAACCATCCTTGAATCCTTAAAATGGTTAGGGATAGAATGGGATGAAGGTCCTCATGTAGGAGGCCCTTACGGTCCGTATGTACAATCCGAAAGGATCTCTATCTATAAAGAATATACGGAAAAGTTGATCTCCGAAGGAAAAGCCTACCGCTGCTTCTGCACCCAAGAAGAATTAGAGGCAAAGAAAAAACAGGCAGAGGCAATGGGAGTCCCTTACGTTTATGACGGACTTCATGCTAACATGAGCGAATCAGAAGTTCAGGAAAAACTGAAAGCAGGAACTCCTTACTCTGTTCGTTTCAAAACTCCATCTAAAACTCTGATCTTCGACGATATCATCCAAGGAAAAGTGAAGTTCGAAACAAAACTGATCGGTGACTTCATCATTGTAAAATCAGACGGTTTCCCTTCTTATAACTACGCTGTGGTTGTGGATGACGGGCTCATGAAAATTTCTCACGTGATCCGTGGAGTGGGACACCTTTCCAATACACCTCGTCAGATCTTACTCTATGAAGCATTGGGTTTTCCAGTTCCTGAGTTTGCTCACGCTTCCGAGATCGTGGGAATGGACGGCAAAAAATTATCTAAACGCGCGGGAGCAACTTCTATATTAGCTTTCCGTGATTTAGGTTATTTGCCTGAAACATTCTTAAATTATATGGCGCTACTAGGTTGGACTTCTCCAGATGGTCAGGAATATCTGCCGGGGGATATTCTTCCTAAAACATTCGATGTACATCGTTGTTCCAAGTCACCTTCTACTTTTGACGTATTCAGAAAGCCGAAGGGAGGGGATGAGGAAGTTGCGACTAACTTCTCCAGTCTGGACCAGATCGCAGAAGCGATGAACCCTAAGTCCAAATTGAATTGGCTTTCTAATAAATATATCAGAGAACTTCCGATCCAAAAGGTAGCGGATAGTTTGGCTCCATTCTTGGAAAACAGAGCGGATATTCCGGCGGAATATAGAGATCCAAAGAATCAGGAATTACATTCTTTAATTGATAGCGTTAGAGTGTATCTGGACAATTTGCGCCAGGCGCCTGATTATATTGCGGAATTTTTCGTATCCGATCTGAAAATAGCGGATGGAGAAGCGAAAGAGATTTTGGCCCAAGAATTTTCTTCGAAAGTTGTCTCCACATTTTACGAATTATTAAAAAAGTCGGATCCTAAAACCGATGAGGATTATAAGGCTTTAATGACCCAAGCAGGAGAATTGACCGGCCAAAAGGGAAAGACCCTATTTATGCCGATCCGAGTTTCCGCTACTGGAAAAGCTCACGGACTGGAGTTACCTATCCTATTCCCTCTCTTAGGGAAGGAAAAGCTACTCAAACGAATAGAGAAAATCTCGGTACAAGTAGGAATTTCTTTACCTTAG
- a CDS encoding ATP-binding protein, whose translation MRDTADSLLVRHHSGSYVMFLPPDLTSIREFRKALRQSLEENTFISKDIQQIELAADEALTNSISANYNSSSEETIICRWIVNNSKFTLWIVDYGSGLKKEKIEEQVAEARPSSLQEFLKKVKTYQEGKCEVLPNKGKLTQHRNLGKGLLIMQSLMDSVKIMYHCKEGRISSDPTDSSIRGSIIELAFDSKKH comes from the coding sequence ATGAGGGATACGGCCGATTCACTTTTGGTAAGGCATCATTCGGGTTCGTACGTTATGTTCCTGCCTCCTGATTTAACTAGCATTCGGGAGTTCAGAAAAGCACTTCGTCAATCCTTAGAAGAGAATACTTTTATCTCTAAAGATATCCAGCAGATTGAGCTTGCTGCAGACGAGGCACTTACCAACTCAATCTCAGCAAATTATAATTCTAGTTCGGAAGAAACGATCATCTGCAGATGGATCGTGAACAATTCTAAGTTTACTTTATGGATCGTCGACTACGGTTCCGGTCTGAAAAAAGAAAAGATAGAAGAGCAAGTAGCGGAAGCTAGACCTTCTTCTCTCCAAGAGTTTTTAAAAAAAGTAAAAACATACCAAGAAGGAAAATGCGAGGTGCTTCCTAATAAAGGAAAGCTTACTCAACATAGGAATTTAGGTAAAGGTTTACTTATCATGCAATCCTTAATGGATTCAGTGAAGATCATGTATCATTGTAAAGAAGGAAGAATTTCCTCCGACCCTACCGATTCAAGTATCCGCGGGTCCATTATCGAATTAGCATTCGATTCTAAAAAACACTGA
- a CDS encoding DUF455 family protein, which translates to MTLNEYAQFLLSSPNLEDKLYSPEKMPEDVLWPNFVPKDRPERSSKIIFSDKKSKMPRVEHLNSEENRILSLHHFANHELMAVEIFAWAILKFQNAPSSVRKSLYKTILEEQKHLKLYLDSIREWGMDLGDRPLNYIFWKQTPNMQTLQKFFAIMALSFEGANLDFSMIYQKAFEKFGDQKRSDIMQIVHDDEIRHVKRGVKIVFSDKVSRDRQWEKYLELLTHPFTPRRAKGFLYFPELRTKAGLSPEFAEALGAYTDEYDGTTNARIVKNVFGMEAG; encoded by the coding sequence TTGACTTTAAACGAATACGCTCAATTTCTCTTAAGCTCTCCCAATTTAGAGGATAAATTATATTCTCCGGAAAAAATGCCGGAGGATGTTCTATGGCCTAATTTTGTTCCTAAAGACAGACCGGAAAGATCTTCTAAGATAATTTTCTCGGATAAAAAATCAAAAATGCCTCGGGTAGAACATTTGAATTCCGAGGAGAATAGAATACTTTCTCTCCATCATTTTGCAAATCATGAACTCATGGCCGTAGAGATATTTGCTTGGGCCATATTAAAATTTCAGAATGCTCCTTCTTCTGTCCGTAAAAGTTTGTACAAAACTATTTTGGAAGAACAGAAACATCTGAAACTTTATTTGGACTCTATAAGAGAATGGGGAATGGATCTGGGAGATCGTCCTCTAAATTATATCTTCTGGAAACAAACCCCGAATATGCAAACTTTGCAGAAGTTCTTTGCGATCATGGCTCTTTCTTTCGAAGGGGCCAATTTGGATTTTTCTATGATCTATCAAAAGGCATTCGAAAAATTCGGAGACCAAAAACGATCCGATATCATGCAGATCGTTCATGATGATGAGATCAGGCATGTAAAAAGAGGAGTCAAAATAGTGTTCTCAGATAAGGTCTCGCGAGACCGACAATGGGAGAAGTATCTGGAACTTTTGACTCATCCATTTACTCCCAGAAGAGCAAAGGGATTTTTGTATTTTCCGGAGCTTAGGACCAAGGCCGGATTATCACCTGAGTTTGCTGAGGCTTTAGGAGCTTATACTGACGAATACGATGGTACTACAAATGCTCGGATCGTAAAAAATGTGTTCGGTATGGAGGCTGGTTAA
- a CDS encoding LIC13341 family surface-exposed protein, with protein MFRFISFSRVLILFSVFILLIACNSKTPSDSKIISLTIPEAEEKSPDVVLKKLGNLDEDPDLEVFSLVRNGTEEILAVFKKQNGEWTLKSKIGFNLLNIGPFVHDPKASSWKAGEDENAKESGYVVKRILMEELPGDSFNSLFLEVLSEEPPLGLFSVPYVIRKGEKILDGLASLKDHQFLAKSKRIDFSYNKEEKNLTIFPNNRTYAQNFNFNGWELVPDVPSVAAPGLLSVEAPIEWKKGVTSEVVIWFKNRGSYSGTTYITLSFPQGGKVEVDSGKEGLRYYSPGSSVYSFEKKYINSKVPLLEITKEGWARNHKYGVRFKYTPEADGIPNILVRSSSKSYRETINLPTDYSSVKTEIDQQGFKSYPLPLESRGKSK; from the coding sequence ATGTTTCGTTTCATCTCTTTTTCCCGAGTATTGATCCTTTTTTCAGTATTCATTCTTCTCATCGCTTGTAATTCAAAAACACCATCCGATTCCAAGATCATTTCCTTAACAATCCCTGAGGCCGAAGAAAAAAGCCCGGACGTGGTCCTCAAAAAATTAGGAAACCTGGACGAGGATCCTGATCTAGAAGTCTTTTCCTTGGTCCGAAACGGAACCGAAGAGATTCTTGCAGTTTTCAAAAAACAAAATGGAGAATGGACACTCAAGTCCAAGATAGGTTTTAATCTCCTAAATATCGGACCTTTTGTGCATGATCCTAAAGCTTCTTCTTGGAAAGCAGGAGAGGACGAAAATGCAAAAGAATCCGGCTATGTAGTTAAAAGAATTCTAATGGAAGAGCTTCCTGGAGATTCTTTCAATTCTCTATTTTTAGAAGTTTTAAGCGAAGAACCTCCTTTGGGTCTTTTTTCTGTTCCATACGTGATCAGAAAAGGTGAGAAAATTTTAGATGGACTCGCTTCTTTAAAAGATCACCAGTTTTTAGCAAAATCAAAGCGTATCGATTTTTCTTATAATAAAGAGGAAAAGAATCTTACTATCTTTCCGAATAATCGTACTTACGCTCAAAATTTTAATTTTAATGGATGGGAATTAGTTCCCGACGTTCCAAGTGTTGCTGCTCCAGGTCTATTAAGTGTAGAAGCTCCGATCGAATGGAAAAAGGGCGTTACATCCGAAGTGGTGATCTGGTTCAAGAACAGAGGATCTTATTCAGGAACTACTTATATCACTCTTTCTTTTCCGCAAGGTGGAAAAGTGGAAGTGGATTCTGGTAAAGAAGGATTGAGATATTATTCTCCAGGATCTTCCGTATATTCTTTCGAAAAAAAATATATCAACTCCAAAGTTCCTTTATTGGAAATTACGAAAGAAGGTTGGGCAAGAAATCACAAGTATGGAGTTCGTTTTAAATACACACCTGAGGCTGACGGTATTCCTAATATATTAGTACGATCCAGTTCTAAGTCTTATAGAGAAACGATCAATCTTCCGACGGATTACAGTTCCGTAAAAACTGAAATTGACCAACAAGGTTTCAAAAGTTATCCTCTGCCATTGGAATCTAGAGGAAAGTCCAAATAA
- a CDS encoding FFLEELY motif protein, translated as MSSFEEHKLKHAKVEIVRAQVERFRKFYADYFHLEETISMVEYFFETIYNLDGKEAWMHLALDTYQKVKGMMKETTRANLETLIELNNLTDHLDSEMAQLLIHRDWDGKKLSREEYDDLYKAYGHKEEREKQLEIVLHNLRTFYELAHKPISAYLIRPARFMAGLLGVSLLFESVEKAYNAVLPVSPEIFVSFIEQVERRETEYLESAFLNGKQPKEPSA; from the coding sequence GTGAGTAGTTTCGAAGAACATAAACTTAAACATGCCAAGGTAGAGATCGTTCGAGCTCAGGTGGAAAGATTCCGCAAATTTTACGCGGATTATTTTCATTTGGAAGAAACGATTTCTATGGTGGAGTATTTTTTCGAAACTATTTACAACCTTGATGGTAAAGAAGCTTGGATGCATTTGGCTTTAGACACATACCAAAAAGTAAAAGGTATGATGAAAGAAACCACTAGGGCGAATCTAGAAACTCTTATCGAGTTAAACAATCTCACTGATCATCTTGATTCTGAAATGGCACAATTGCTTATCCATAGAGATTGGGACGGCAAAAAACTTTCTAGAGAAGAATATGATGATCTGTACAAAGCATACGGTCATAAAGAAGAAAGAGAAAAACAGTTAGAGATCGTTCTTCATAATCTCAGAACATTTTACGAATTAGCTCATAAGCCTATCTCTGCTTATCTGATCCGACCTGCTCGATTTATGGCGGGCTTGTTAGGAGTTTCTCTTTTATTCGAATCAGTGGAGAAGGCATACAACGCAGTTTTACCTGTGTCTCCAGAAATTTTTGTTTCTTTTATCGAGCAAGTGGAGAGAAGAGAGACGGAATATCTAGAGTCTGCTTTCTTAAACGGAAAGCAACCTAAGGAGCCATCTGCTTGA
- a CDS encoding flagellar motor protein MotB, translating into MNGRSRFSRYRKPIEAGDENRDRWLLTYADMITLLLGLFIILYSISQVDQNKLKQVADLVRGGFGLGESFFEGSNITLEEDPLLQPRTQMYRFWERISYALKKLKEKTKLFIGINETEEIRIQVFAPSLGEGEFHPDEDTDFTFKKVAEVAQGMDVDITLRVQVPYAEQAGQGFRNIWEYNAHRAGLIAETLSEKYGISRERLSVQAYHGFRKLGPEEGPSPEVKASQERIEIIIRKRGKEE; encoded by the coding sequence TTGAACGGAAGATCACGTTTTTCCAGATACAGAAAGCCTATCGAAGCCGGCGATGAGAACCGGGATAGATGGCTTTTGACGTATGCGGATATGATCACACTTCTTCTTGGACTTTTTATCATTTTATATTCTATTTCCCAAGTAGACCAAAATAAACTAAAACAAGTTGCCGATTTGGTCAGAGGTGGATTTGGTTTAGGAGAATCTTTTTTCGAAGGCTCCAATATCACATTAGAAGAGGATCCTTTATTACAACCTAGGACCCAAATGTATCGCTTCTGGGAAAGGATCTCTTACGCTTTAAAAAAACTGAAAGAAAAAACGAAATTATTCATAGGCATTAACGAAACAGAAGAGATCCGCATCCAAGTATTTGCACCATCCTTAGGCGAAGGTGAGTTTCACCCGGACGAGGACACCGACTTCACTTTCAAAAAAGTAGCAGAGGTCGCACAAGGCATGGACGTGGACATCACACTGAGAGTCCAAGTTCCTTATGCGGAACAAGCTGGCCAAGGTTTCAGAAATATCTGGGAGTATAATGCACATCGTGCAGGTTTGATCGCAGAAACATTGTCAGAAAAATATGGGATCTCTAGAGAAAGACTCTCAGTCCAAGCATATCATGGATTTAGAAAGTTAGGGCCGGAAGAAGGTCCCAGCCCAGAAGTAAAGGCTTCCCAGGAAAGAATAGAAATCATCATTCGTAAACGAGGTAAGGAAGAATAA
- a CDS encoding LA_2478/LA_2722/LA_4182 family protein — protein sequence MISKINKVVIPFVLVGAFFSFGCSKKKKVPAAVESVWKTDQNGVENSSGFAWVSKYCEKVRQCADGDMKTLNPDSEAILEKRLRKDFCLEKFKESKVYTLAAQEPKLVIDRTISCLKTATEADCSLIKKGVSELSEDCKWLQTLQNSKE from the coding sequence ATGATCTCTAAAATAAATAAAGTTGTAATTCCTTTCGTACTTGTGGGAGCATTCTTCTCATTTGGTTGTTCCAAAAAGAAAAAAGTCCCAGCTGCAGTGGAATCTGTATGGAAAACGGATCAGAATGGAGTGGAGAATTCTAGCGGGTTTGCATGGGTTTCCAAGTATTGTGAGAAGGTTAGACAATGCGCAGATGGCGACATGAAAACCTTAAACCCTGACTCAGAAGCAATTCTAGAAAAAAGATTAAGAAAGGATTTTTGTTTAGAAAAATTTAAAGAATCCAAAGTGTATACTTTGGCTGCGCAAGAACCCAAATTGGTTATTGATAGGACTATTTCCTGTTTAAAAACGGCAACGGAAGCAGACTGCTCTTTGATCAAAAAGGGAGTTTCTGAACTTTCGGAAGATTGTAAATGGTTACAAACTCTTCAAAACTCTAAAGAATAA
- a CDS encoding M14 family zinc carboxypeptidase, giving the protein MLRGIKRLNRYEKRLLRIAKLGGKLVKINQAGFSRRTDEGFRFPIYSLEIGTKEGLEKHPVGITAGVHGLETIGIQILIDFLEYIISPKSTGYLPELKKGKLGLIVIPIVNPGGVAAKTRANPGGVDLMRNSGIDAEKPLPFFGGQKFSNKLPYFRGHGLEPESRTLSRTVFEKFFHVQDSILPVLDLHSGFGTVDNVWWPYAYTHRPCTDTPLYEKIASHFKDHCGHINFAYGPQSASYTTHGDLWDKFYDHYQELYSEQEGWSSKFLPLTLEVGTWSDIKEEPMKLFSKKGIFRPAEHNKSEVLTRYRGFLRDFVRLGLTKPADWKESQ; this is encoded by the coding sequence TTGCTCAGAGGTATCAAAAGACTAAATCGATACGAGAAAAGATTACTCAGGATCGCAAAGCTTGGTGGCAAACTCGTAAAAATTAACCAAGCAGGATTTTCCAGAAGGACCGACGAAGGCTTTCGTTTTCCGATCTATAGTTTGGAGATTGGGACCAAAGAAGGCTTGGAAAAACATCCCGTAGGGATTACGGCAGGCGTTCATGGGTTGGAAACTATTGGAATCCAGATCCTGATCGATTTTTTGGAATATATAATTAGCCCCAAATCCACAGGGTATCTTCCTGAATTAAAAAAAGGTAAATTAGGATTAATTGTTATTCCAATCGTGAATCCGGGTGGAGTGGCAGCGAAGACCAGAGCAAATCCAGGTGGAGTGGACCTGATGAGAAACTCAGGGATAGATGCGGAAAAGCCTCTTCCTTTTTTTGGAGGCCAAAAGTTCTCCAATAAACTTCCTTATTTTAGGGGGCATGGGTTGGAGCCTGAATCTAGGACACTTTCCCGGACTGTCTTCGAAAAATTCTTTCATGTCCAAGATTCTATTCTACCTGTTTTAGATCTACATTCCGGTTTTGGAACTGTGGATAATGTTTGGTGGCCATATGCTTATACTCATAGGCCTTGCACCGATACTCCTTTGTATGAAAAGATTGCTTCTCACTTTAAAGATCATTGTGGTCATATCAATTTTGCTTATGGTCCTCAAAGCGCGAGTTATACAACTCACGGGGATCTTTGGGATAAGTTTTACGATCATTATCAAGAATTATATTCTGAACAAGAGGGTTGGAGTTCCAAATTTCTTCCTTTAACATTAGAAGTGGGAACTTGGTCTGATATCAAAGAAGAACCTATGAAGTTATTTTCTAAAAAAGGAATATTTAGGCCGGCAGAGCATAATAAAAGCGAGGTTCTAACTAGATATAGAGGTTTTTTAAGAGACTTTGTTCGATTGGGCCTGACAAAACCTGCGGACTGGAAGGAATCTCAATAG
- a CDS encoding RNA polymerase sigma factor, which produces MEKSVTIQDEFTDTIRIALEGKPRAMEILLEKIQDYIFNLSLRMLWDPQEAEDATQEILLKISSKLSGFRFESKFTTWVYSIASNHLLSIKRPKNIVYLSRIRQEYLSKPNSISLEDQVEDKILEEEIRFGCVHAVLLKLNSADRIVFILSSVYGMTSEEGAEILNISSENFRQKLSRSKKKLSEFLSKECGMWIDNNKACPCIGLSGHLLNRNRDNVSFFTELKKLKRKNPNLEDSKVLEQLKELDRLAWIYKSQGIYETPKEILEKLGPSS; this is translated from the coding sequence ATGGAAAAATCCGTAACGATACAAGACGAGTTTACGGATACGATCCGAATCGCTCTAGAAGGAAAGCCTAGAGCGATGGAAATCCTGTTAGAAAAGATCCAAGATTATATCTTTAATCTTTCCTTAAGAATGTTATGGGATCCTCAAGAAGCGGAAGACGCAACCCAAGAGATCCTACTCAAAATTTCCAGTAAACTTTCCGGATTTAGATTTGAGAGTAAGTTTACTACTTGGGTATATTCTATCGCGAGTAATCATCTTCTGTCTATCAAAAGGCCTAAGAACATTGTGTACTTAAGCAGAATACGCCAAGAATATTTATCTAAACCTAACTCGATCTCCTTAGAAGATCAGGTGGAAGATAAAATTTTAGAGGAAGAGATCAGATTCGGCTGTGTACATGCAGTTTTGTTAAAATTGAATTCCGCGGATAGGATAGTATTCATTCTATCTTCCGTTTACGGTATGACTAGCGAAGAAGGAGCTGAAATTTTGAACATCAGTTCCGAAAACTTTCGTCAAAAACTTTCGCGTTCCAAAAAGAAACTGTCCGAGTTTTTATCCAAAGAATGCGGGATGTGGATCGATAATAACAAGGCTTGTCCTTGCATAGGATTGTCGGGGCATCTTTTAAATCGGAATCGGGACAATGTTTCCTTTTTCACGGAACTGAAAAAACTAAAAAGGAAAAATCCTAATTTAGAAGATTCTAAAGTATTAGAACAATTAAAAGAACTTGATAGACTTGCCTGGATCTACAAGAGCCAAGGAATTTATGAAACTCCCAAGGAAATTTTAGAAAAGCTAGGACCTTCTTCTTAA
- a CDS encoding nuclear transport factor 2 family protein: protein MHPNETKIRDFYKSFHSRNSASISDFYSQEVEFSDPVFPKLKGGAVPGMWTMLLERMDPNATIELVEANANAETGTAYWVATYLFSKTGRKVQNHIRSEFQFKNGKVVKQKDRFPLWKWTRMALGAPGILLGWSPLVQGKVRSEAARNLEHYLRKKGITA, encoded by the coding sequence ATGCATCCAAACGAAACCAAAATTAGAGACTTTTATAAAAGTTTTCATTCAAGAAATTCCGCAAGTATCTCGGACTTCTACTCACAAGAAGTAGAATTTTCAGATCCTGTATTTCCTAAATTAAAAGGTGGTGCAGTACCTGGAATGTGGACCATGCTTTTAGAAAGAATGGATCCGAACGCAACAATAGAATTAGTAGAAGCAAACGCAAATGCTGAGACCGGAACAGCATATTGGGTGGCAACCTACCTTTTTTCAAAAACGGGAAGAAAAGTCCAAAACCATATCAGATCCGAATTCCAATTTAAAAACGGAAAGGTAGTGAAACAAAAGGATAGATTTCCACTCTGGAAATGGACCAGAATGGCTTTAGGCGCTCCTGGAATTCTTTTAGGATGGTCACCTTTAGTCCAAGGAAAGGTTAGATCGGAAGCTGCCAGAAATTTGGAACATTATCTTAGGAAAAAAGGGATCACAGCTTAG